A region of the Candidatus Neomarinimicrobiota bacterium genome:
TCTGGGTAAAGCTGACTTGAGGGTGGAACTGGCTGCCCCGCCCGGCAATGACCCGTACGTCGTAGCCGGCTTGAGCGAGCAGCCGAGCGTGATGGTAGATGGTCGTCTCAACACCACCAACGCCAGGCGGGCCGGCGTAGTGCAGGATAGCAAGAGTGGTTGGCGTTCCGGCTTTCACATCCCCAGACAATCGATCATCAGCGAAAATAGTTTGTGCCTTAACGTGCTATAAGAATAATACCGGCGACCTAATTCATAGTTCTTCTCCACCATCTCCGAAACTAATTCGCTGTTGGTCAGTATTTCACGGGTCATTCGGACAGTATTATCGTCAATTACATTTACAAATGAGATCACCTGAAAACCTTTGGGCTGAATATCGACCCGGTAGATCTCATAGGCGCTGAGCACGATCGGTCGCTGGTAATAGATGGCCTCTAAAAAGGCGTTGCCAAAACCTTCGACGGTGGAAGGATAGGTAACCAGATCTGAGTGCTGATAGGCATCTCGCAGGGAATAAATCTTCTGGCCCGCGGGCGTCGCACCGCGATGGTAATTAAACCTGTCGGCGGCAAATACTAATTTCACCCCCATCAAATGGGCATAATCCATCAAATACTCTTCGTACGCACTGCCTTCGTCCCTCTCCGAGTGGGTTAACAATAAAGCGCAATCCATTTCCAGGCGGCGAACCAGTTCGATGGCGTGTTCAATTCGCTTTCGCGGCACGATTCGCGTGGGTTGGAGGAGCAAATACGCATCAGACCTGACGCCCAGCTCCTCCCGCAAGCCGTCAGCATAGCCATCAGGCTCGGGTGGGGTATTATCGAAGTCCATGACGTTGGGTATGACAGTGGAACTTACTCCCGTCCGGCGGGCCAGCTCGCGGCCGGCTACGGAGCTTATAACCACATGGCGCACTGAAGGCAGGATGGGAGGAAAGGATCCGAGCTGGTAGTCGGAGGCGGCGCTGATTTTGAAACGCG
Encoded here:
- a CDS encoding glycosyltransferase, translated to MANGIDRRVGFVAKRLAGTDGVSLEAAKWASVLTELGYDCFGFAGESDWPQDHVHVVPEAHFNHPQVVALTNDLFDDYTRSMETSARVQELRLYLKEKLYEFIRQFELDLIIAENTLSIPMNVPLGLALTELIAETSIPTIGHHHDFGWERSRFKISAASDYQLGSFPPILPSVRHVVISSVAGRELARRTGVSSTVIPNVMDFDNTPPEPDGYADGLREELGVRSDAYLLLQPTRIVPRKRIEHAIELVRRLEMDCALLLTHSERDEGSAYEEYLMDYAHLMGVKLVFAADRFNYHRGATPAGQKIYSLRDAYQHSDLVTYPSTVEGFGNAFLEAIYYQRPIVLSAYEIYRVDIQPKGFQVISFVNVIDDNTVRMTREILTNSELVSEMVEKNYELGRRYYSYSTLRHKLFSLMIDCLGM